From the genome of Tachysurus fulvidraco isolate hzauxx_2018 chromosome 14, HZAU_PFXX_2.0, whole genome shotgun sequence:
TCATGACTTGGTttctgttttgtgctttttatttaataactcctgttttattttaacgctatttgggtctgttttaccCCCACGTCACTGACTCAGTATTGGgtcctttattatttaacatactgtatataaagaacattgcaataaatataatatcactTTTCATCTTTCAGAGAGTGCTTACAGGAAAGGAAataatatagttattattattattattattattattattattattattattattattattattattattattattattatattcaaatgtattctaggttttgtttttcccctctgaataaaattgtaatttttatttgatttgatttttgcaGGACACAGGAGATTTACCAGGAACCTGGAGGTGGTGTCACTGCTCATCACGGCCACTCTGTGTTTGTTAGTAATACTGCAAATACACCTCCAGGGCAAGAAATCACAAACCATAAGACAAGACAAAGTCTTGAGAAAGCAGAAACCTGAACCAGAGACATGGCCGGACATGTTCCTAAACTCAGTCCCCAAGTGTACGCTAAACTCATCTGCCTCCAAGATTCATGACTTCTCAACTTTACCAAAGAATATCCAAGACTTCCTGTTTTACCAGCACTGTCGCCATTTCCCCATGCTCCTCAACAATCCTGGGAAGTGCGGCGGACCAAAGAACTCCGCAGATGTTTTCCTACTGTTGGTCATTAAGAGTTCTCCACCCAACTACGATCGGCGTGAGGTTCTGCGTAAAACGTGGGCTTTGGAGCGGCTTCATAGCGGTGTGTGGATCCGCACCGTGTTCATATCTGGAACCACAGGAGACGGTTATGAGAAGGAAAAACTGAATAAACTCCTGGAGCTGGAGAACCGCGAGTACCAGGACATTCTGCAGTGGGACTTTGATGATACCTTTTACAACCTCACACTGAAGCAGGTCTTATTCCTGGAGTGGATGGAGAGGTTTTGCCCAGATGTGCACTTTCTCCTCAATGGAGATGATGACATTTTTGCCAACACAGACAATATGGTGCAGTACCTCAAGGGCTTAGATGATATTGATGGAAGCAAACATCTTTTTATCGGCCACTTGAACGAATATATGGAGCCGATCCGGCAACAAGGCAGTAAATACTTCGTCCCTGTACAAATCCATAAATCAGACACCTATCCTCCCtactgtggtggtggtggcttCCTGCTGTCACAATTCACTTCCAGAGTTATCTACAACATGTCTCACTCCATCCCCCTGATTCCTATCGATGATGCTTACATGGGAATGTGTCTGGAAAAAGCTGGACTTCAACCCAGACATCATGTAGGAGTGAGGACATTCGGCCTGAACGTTCCCTCGGGTCAACATGAGGCAAACAATCCATGCTACTACCGTGAGGTTCTCCTGGTCCACAGGTTCCTCCCACTTCAGATTTATCTTATGTGGCATGAAATCCATAGAGAAGATTTGAATTGTTCAAAGAGAACAGAAGGGAACGAGAATTCTGGGCTTTTCAAGCTTTAAACAGAGGACTGGGAGGACAGATTTGTGAAAATCTGGGAGGACTGGGAAAGACTGGGGGTGAGAGGGGTGACTGGGTGACATACAGTGAGAAGCTTTTAATTTAGATGATTTTATAACCAGCCAATTGCACACAGGCAAACTCAActtaaacaatgaaaataaaaaataaaacggaAGATGAAGTGATTATGGAATGTGGGAGTCTgggggttaaggtgttggactactcaTCGAAGGTCATGAGTCGTGAATCCCTTGGCCACCAAACTGCccatgctgggcccctgagcaaggcccttaaccctcaattgctcatctgtataaatgagctaaaaatgtaagtcgctctgactaacggcgtctgctaaatgctgtaaatgtaataaatatttaaagcaaaaaataaacaaaagacgcagttcttataataataataataataataataataataataataataataataataataataataataataataatgcagcttgttttttttactgagaaACTGCAAACTcctctacagtcagagctgctgttagagagaattaatcaacatctgaccaccaatcagaatccagaacacagcagcagctctgtggtAAAAGTGGTTTGAGGAACTGAATCTTAAAATTTAAACTGTTAAGCTAATTGAGTTTGCTGTGTGTTATGGTGAACATGAGGTTTTGTGTTCTTATATTATCATATATTAAACTCAGTACAGCTCGCTGGGCCTTTCAGCTGATTTGGGGTTTTTCCTCCAGCTTTGTGTAATGCTGTAGGTCATGTAGCTGTCCTCATGTCATGTGGTGATAATGTTTACTTCTTTGCCCCTGTCTTGTGGCAtcttgtgtaattttattattgttcttttatCATGAAGGTACTTTCTGATTATACACTCTGGGTGTTTAGTGTGAGGTGTTCTGTGTACATTCAAaaattgttttttctgtttgaaCCTTTGCTCATACACACTACTGTGCACAGTGTGacgcagtgaaatgcttttactGACTCCATAAAAACGGAGCTTTTATAACGAGTGCATTTGAAATAAAGTGCAGATGAAAACAAAGTGAACAGGAAAGGGATGCTGGGTGTGTGTTGaaacaatgtccactgttaaaattgcaaaacaaataaaactgaatagaATTTCGTTGAAATGTTCTGCAGGAGTACGAAgtttctcctcattctctgtgTTTGAATTCATGGAGCTGTAGCACTTCTCTGACCACATCAGGGACAAGTTTCAGAGTTTAGAAGGTTAAGGTCCTTCTCTATCTTCCTGGCCTTGAACTCAGAGGAACCGACAGCTGGAGAGCCTTCGGTCCTGCATGGTCCTGTTCCCAATCCAGGCTGTGATGCTTCCTAGCAGGATGCTCTGGATCTCCTGAAAGAgcagtgtaaagtgtgtgaggtGGTAAAGATGCTGAGGGACCTTGGTCACCAATTGTCCACTTTCTCCACTGAGGTTCTCCTGGGCAGACGCTATCTCCTCTCCTGTTTCAAGTTGAAGTCCACGATCAACTTCTTTGTGCTGCTGATGTTCAGGAGGAGGCTGTTTTCCTGGCACTAGTTCTCCAGGCTTTAATCAGAGATCAGGCGAACAACAGCATGGTCCTCAACAAGCTT
Proteins encoded in this window:
- the LOC125146324 gene encoding N-acetyllactosaminide beta-1,3-N-acetylglucosaminyltransferase 3-like, coding for MVVLQRIFGHRRFTRNLEVVSLLITATLCLLVILQIHLQGKKSQTIRQDKVLRKQKPEPETWPDMFLNSVPKCTLNSSASKIHDFSTLPKNIQDFLFYQHCRHFPMLLNNPGKCGGPKNSADVFLLLVIKSSPPNYDRREVLRKTWALERLHSGVWIRTVFISGTTGDGYEKEKLNKLLELENREYQDILQWDFDDTFYNLTLKQVLFLEWMERFCPDVHFLLNGDDDIFANTDNMVQYLKGLDDIDGSKHLFIGHLNEYMEPIRQQGSKYFVPVQIHKSDTYPPYCGGGGFLLSQFTSRVIYNMSHSIPLIPIDDAYMGMCLEKAGLQPRHHVGVRTFGLNVPSGQHEANNPCYYREVLLVHRFLPLQIYLMWHEIHREDLNCSKRTEGNENSGLFKL